One part of the Microcoleus sp. bin38.metabat.b11b12b14.051 genome encodes these proteins:
- a CDS encoding glycosyltransferase family 87 protein: protein MLNFGLWNLIIIIAVALFLKHNWRLDTEKTAWSNSLFLKHHSMQRLSHFFSQPIAHFILQALIVLIVTRFLCYTGWLVYDLTHRPDPPYWDFKWFYVASKLAHEHLSPFNVEVFNAGFCRMTKVCGFIPSFVYPPNIIPVLWFLGYFPIKTAFTIWTMLHLIAIALVLWGANILLESHSPALRTTCTISIVLLYGFVFDLQVGNVASFIAVMLLWMFIFASKNQDILAGFLLGTALFKPTLVILFVPYFLIKRRFKLVCISIVTVICLGFIGLAVTGNSLTGFLQDATRGFPLWLNDPSNNAYISMSRIDLRVLGPRFFAHNPLVSKLFSNLIVLALVGLVSWYFYQEQSRTAWSKNIYLSEMVLISCLSIAINYSQPTSSVMLAPAVVFLLNDLCFQIKHCAFSRQRMSVWLLGVCCLLVQTAVIHRWLLVFIGKRWNWKAGELPYILKVTIFSLPSYAILGITLSVLALAITSVRQKQV, encoded by the coding sequence ATGCTTAATTTTGGATTGTGGAATTTGATTATCATCATAGCAGTCGCTTTATTTCTCAAACACAATTGGCGACTTGACACCGAAAAAACAGCCTGGTCAAATTCTTTATTTTTAAAACATCATTCAATGCAACGGTTGAGTCATTTTTTCAGTCAACCGATCGCCCACTTTATTTTACAAGCATTAATTGTATTAATTGTAACCAGATTCCTCTGCTATACAGGTTGGCTGGTTTACGATCTGACTCATCGGCCCGATCCGCCTTACTGGGATTTTAAGTGGTTTTATGTAGCCAGTAAATTAGCACACGAGCATTTGAGTCCCTTTAATGTCGAGGTATTTAACGCTGGTTTCTGTAGGATGACAAAAGTGTGTGGATTTATCCCATCTTTTGTGTATCCACCTAATATCATTCCTGTACTCTGGTTTCTCGGTTATTTCCCGATAAAGACTGCATTCACAATCTGGACTATGCTGCATCTGATAGCAATAGCATTGGTATTGTGGGGAGCAAATATTCTGTTGGAGTCGCACTCACCAGCTTTGAGAACTACTTGCACTATATCAATTGTATTGCTCTACGGTTTCGTTTTCGACCTGCAAGTTGGCAATGTGGCTAGTTTTATTGCCGTGATGCTGTTGTGGATGTTTATTTTTGCCAGTAAAAATCAGGATATACTTGCAGGATTTTTATTGGGAACCGCCCTATTTAAACCAACCTTAGTTATCTTGTTTGTTCCTTATTTTTTAATCAAAAGACGGTTTAAGCTAGTTTGTATATCAATAGTCACGGTAATTTGTTTGGGATTTATCGGTTTAGCTGTAACAGGCAATTCCTTAACAGGATTTTTACAGGATGCAACTCGTGGCTTTCCACTATGGTTGAACGATCCATCAAATAATGCTTACATTTCAATGAGTCGCATCGATTTAAGGGTTTTGGGGCCGAGATTTTTCGCCCACAATCCGTTAGTTTCTAAGCTATTTTCTAACTTGATTGTTCTGGCGTTAGTTGGTTTAGTGAGTTGGTATTTTTACCAAGAACAATCTCGCACTGCTTGGTCAAAAAATATTTACTTGTCTGAAATGGTGCTCATTTCCTGTTTGAGTATTGCGATTAACTATTCACAGCCCACCAGTTCGGTGATGCTAGCACCTGCGGTAGTTTTTTTGCTGAATGATTTGTGTTTTCAGATTAAACATTGTGCCTTTTCTCGGCAAAGAATGTCTGTTTGGTTATTGGGAGTTTGCTGTCTTCTGGTGCAAACAGCAGTGATTCATCGCTGGCTGTTAGTTTTCATCGGGAAGCGGTGGAATTGGAAAGCGGGAGAATTGCCTTATATCTTGAAAGTAACTATTTTTTCATTACCTAGTTATGCGATTTTAGGAATTACCTTAAGTGTTTTAGCCTTAGCAATTACATCTGTTCGTCAAAAACAAGTCTAG
- a CDS encoding COR domain-containing protein → MARDEAYQYAEKFIAQSKNAENKKILSLSDMKLTEVPESIASLTPLQMLFLYNNQLTKLPESIASLTQLQLLNLSNNQLTQLPESIASLTQLKNLEVSSNQLTEVPDAIASLTQLQELNLSNNQLTEVPDAIASLTQLQMLDLRNNQLTEVPESIASLTQLQRLDLSNNRLTEVPESIASLTQLQILDLSNNQLRSLPKSIASLTPLPQLKLDSNPLNPDIAAAYEQGSRALFQYLRAKAEARVTLNEAKLIIIGEGEVGKSCLLGALRGDEWVEGRPTTHGIEIKPVAVTHSDTEIILNGWDFGGQRVYRPTHQLFFSAPAVYLVVWKPREGPQQGFVREWITLIKHRQPEAKVLVVATHGGPGQRQPDIDRQEILDRFGSDMVLGFFHVDSKPTNDKDCTGLADLKAAIASVAASLPEMGQTVPAKWQRAREILQTNNKAYLPYDDVIALCAQQGIDEEQAELFLRISNTLGHFIHYDYDPTLRDIVILKPDWLAKAISFVLDDQMTRQRNGLVEFDYLSQLWSNPPVADEEGYPPELHPIFLRLMDRFDLSYRVVFDPAKTSNTSLIAQLVPDIRPQEKLTANWGEQPESEDRQQVQICRIVDNRGQFAVAEGLFYQLIVRLHKYSLGRFNYEDSIHWKRGLMLENDYNGRALLEYIDTDVKITVRAAYPERFLSYLTEEIKSLVEYFWEGLDCNIMVPCLTPCGKNDPGNGLFEIEKLIESKKENRDEFPCPQCGKWQNIDRLLNNAPLAQPSAQILLTAKLTDVQDTLQVIRQELSAKDGRDRELYDELTKQQLATMSKVDMQFADMMQMLTDEAKDGPRLFSFKPIEPGFFDHPKWISAKFQLTLWCEHSRQPIPALNPNNKKQGVYELNLSREWFIKAAPYFKVMTGVLSLVLPVAGSATKLMLDDTTYQAIEEQLDLGQKSIESISKTSEVFALSNNDAPDFVQGGVIRGQGAILRELHALLKEKDPGFGGLVRVQNQRREFLWVHPDFVNEY, encoded by the coding sequence ATGGCACGAGATGAGGCGTATCAGTACGCAGAGAAGTTCATTGCACAATCAAAAAATGCTGAAAACAAAAAAATACTTTCTCTCAGCGACATGAAACTGACGGAAGTGCCAGAGTCCATCGCCTCCCTCACCCCGTTACAAATGCTTTTCCTCTACAACAACCAACTGACGAAACTGCCAGAGTCCATCGCATCCCTCACCCAATTGCAATTGCTTAACCTCTCCAACAACCAACTGACACAACTCCCAGAGTCGATCGCCTCCCTCACCCAGTTGAAAAATCTTGAGGTGTCCAGCAACCAATTGACTGAAGTGCCAGATGCGATCGCCTCCCTCACCCAGTTGCAAGAGCTTAATCTCTCCAACAACCAACTAACGGAAGTGCCAGATGCGATCGCATCCCTCACCCAGTTGCAAATGCTTGACCTCCGCAACAACCAACTGACGGAAGTGCCAGAGTCGATCGCCTCCCTCACCCAGTTGCAACGGCTTGACCTCTCCAACAACCGACTGACGGAAGTGCCAGAGTCGATCGCCTCCCTCACCCAGTTGCAAATACTTGACCTTTCCAACAACCAACTGAGGTCACTACCAAAGTCGATCGCATCCCTCACCCCATTGCCACAGCTTAAACTAGACAGCAACCCTCTCAATCCCGACATTGCTGCTGCATATGAACAAGGTAGTCGAGCTTTATTCCAATACTTGCGTGCAAAAGCAGAAGCACGGGTGACACTAAATGAAGCCAAGCTGATCATCATTGGTGAGGGTGAAGTCGGCAAAAGTTGTCTGTTGGGCGCATTGCGGGGGGATGAATGGGTGGAAGGTCGCCCCACTACTCATGGGATTGAGATTAAACCCGTTGCTGTCACCCATAGCGACACAGAAATCATCCTAAATGGTTGGGATTTTGGCGGTCAACGGGTTTACCGACCGACGCACCAGTTGTTTTTTAGCGCTCCAGCCGTATATCTCGTAGTGTGGAAACCACGGGAGGGCCCCCAGCAGGGCTTTGTCAGAGAGTGGATTACGCTGATCAAGCACCGGCAACCGGAGGCGAAGGTTTTGGTAGTCGCCACCCACGGCGGCCCCGGACAGCGACAGCCTGACATTGACAGACAGGAGATTCTGGATAGATTCGGTAGCGATATGGTGCTTGGTTTCTTCCATGTAGACAGCAAACCCACCAACGACAAGGATTGTACCGGACTTGCGGACTTAAAAGCAGCTATTGCTAGTGTTGCCGCGTCTCTGCCCGAAATGGGCCAAACCGTTCCCGCCAAGTGGCAGCGAGCCCGAGAAATCTTGCAAACCAACAACAAAGCCTATCTACCCTACGATGATGTGATTGCCCTCTGCGCCCAACAGGGAATTGATGAGGAGCAGGCAGAACTATTTCTTCGGATCTCCAATACATTAGGGCATTTCATCCATTACGATTACGACCCCACCCTGCGCGATATCGTCATCCTCAAACCCGACTGGCTGGCAAAAGCGATTAGCTTCGTGCTAGACGATCAAATGACTCGCCAACGCAACGGTTTAGTCGAATTTGACTATCTCAGTCAGTTATGGAGTAATCCCCCAGTTGCCGATGAGGAAGGCTACCCACCAGAACTGCATCCCATCTTTCTACGGCTGATGGATCGCTTCGATCTCTCCTATCGAGTGGTGTTCGATCCAGCTAAAACCAGCAATACCAGTCTGATTGCTCAACTTGTACCGGATATCCGCCCGCAAGAAAAATTAACCGCCAATTGGGGAGAACAACCAGAATCTGAAGACAGACAACAAGTACAAATCTGTCGCATTGTAGACAATCGGGGGCAGTTTGCAGTAGCAGAAGGGTTGTTTTACCAGTTGATTGTCCGCTTGCACAAATACTCGCTGGGTCGATTCAATTACGAAGACAGCATCCACTGGAAACGAGGTTTGATGCTGGAAAACGACTATAACGGTCGGGCATTGCTGGAATATATTGATACCGATGTAAAAATCACTGTGCGGGCCGCTTATCCAGAAAGGTTTCTGTCTTATCTCACCGAAGAGATTAAATCTCTAGTCGAGTATTTCTGGGAAGGATTGGATTGTAACATTATGGTTCCTTGTCTTACGCCTTGCGGTAAGAATGATCCAGGAAACGGACTATTTGAAATAGAGAAACTAATTGAGAGCAAAAAGGAAAATCGTGATGAGTTTCCGTGTCCTCAGTGTGGTAAATGGCAAAATATTGATCGCTTGCTAAATAATGCACCGCTCGCTCAACCTTCTGCTCAGATATTGTTGACTGCAAAACTCACAGATGTGCAGGATACATTACAAGTTATTCGACAAGAACTATCCGCCAAAGATGGGCGAGATCGAGAACTATATGATGAACTTACGAAACAACAACTTGCTACTATGAGCAAGGTTGATATGCAGTTTGCAGATATGATGCAGATGCTGACCGATGAAGCCAAAGATGGGCCACGTCTATTTAGTTTTAAGCCAATCGAGCCTGGTTTCTTCGATCACCCAAAATGGATCAGTGCCAAGTTTCAACTTACCCTCTGGTGCGAACACTCTCGCCAGCCCATACCTGCCTTAAATCCCAACAACAAAAAGCAGGGAGTCTATGAATTAAACCTTTCACGTGAGTGGTTCATCAAAGCAGCCCCCTATTTCAAAGTCATGACTGGAGTGCTTAGCCTAGTGTTACCTGTCGCCGGCTCAGCCACCAAGCTAATGTTAGATGACACCACCTACCAAGCCATTGAAGAACAACTCGATTTAGGACAAAAAAGCATCGAGTCTATCTCAAAAACTAGCGAAGTTTTTGCTTTGTCTAACAACGATGCACCTGATTTTGTACAGGGCGGAGTAATCCGTGGCCAAGGAGCGATTTTGCGAGAATTACACGCGCTTTTGAAAGAGAAAGATCCGGGTTTTGGTGGTTTAGTGCGGGTGCAGAACCAACGCCGCGAATTTCTGTGGGTTCATCCAGATTTTGTGAATGAGTATTAA
- a CDS encoding DUF3226 domain-containing protein, giving the protein MRYAIIGVEGRHDQAFVGRVLKKLLGFKNFKGLESQLEPFWRKFIPTYPKKGNLYKGLNMPSILFTESLSVAIYEGEGSNLPTNLNDILSANPEYKTDIAAFGIVADSDKKHPDIVARDYCQQFQNDFPGFPNQAGICQEGPPRTGIYILPDNQQQGVLDNLLCECGSVVYPEVMNCAIAYLNGLSEEHKNNWGPFDYQKALVATVVSVLKPGKTNTTSIADNNWVSEQTEQEVPALANFMKFLMDLLELTS; this is encoded by the coding sequence GTGAGATATGCAATTATTGGAGTAGAAGGGCGACACGACCAAGCTTTTGTCGGCAGGGTTCTCAAGAAGCTTTTGGGTTTTAAAAATTTTAAAGGATTAGAGTCTCAGTTAGAGCCATTCTGGCGGAAATTTATTCCTACTTATCCCAAAAAAGGAAACTTGTACAAAGGTCTTAATATGCCTTCTATTCTATTCACAGAGAGCCTTTCGGTAGCAATTTATGAAGGTGAAGGAAGCAATCTTCCGACTAATTTAAATGACATTTTGTCGGCCAATCCTGAATATAAAACAGATATTGCAGCCTTTGGAATAGTTGCTGATTCTGACAAAAAGCATCCCGATATTGTTGCGAGAGACTATTGTCAGCAATTTCAGAATGATTTTCCAGGATTTCCAAATCAGGCAGGAATTTGTCAGGAAGGGCCACCGCGAACTGGGATTTATATTTTGCCAGACAATCAGCAGCAAGGTGTTTTGGATAATTTGTTGTGCGAGTGCGGCAGTGTTGTCTATCCTGAAGTGATGAATTGTGCGATCGCTTATTTGAATGGACTGTCTGAGGAACACAAAAATAATTGGGGCCCGTTTGACTATCAGAAAGCTTTAGTTGCTACGGTTGTCAGCGTTCTCAAACCAGGCAAGACCAATACAACGAGTATAGCAGATAATAATTGGGTTAGCGAACAGACAGAGCAGGAAGTTCCGGCTTTGGCAAATTTTATGAAGTTTTTGATGGATCTTTTGGAATTAACTTCATAA
- a CDS encoding AAA family ATPase, whose translation MKHLDNLTIHRFRGLRDLNLQDLGQINILVGGNNSGKTSVLEAISTYCRPLDPLEWLNTSWRREIKYSRKPQLDALKWLFPQNSEISHTHIYEGETYVSSNGDFPVTESRAIYREFEGISELSETESSSESKLEIDEIEFDNILRGAELELKVATTFDPEELSVSFEIWENQRFVNRKNRSTAVLPIDTVTPFSHRIEPLQISLLSEAILLGIKPEVIKLLQQMDSEITDLVILSPTGKRPSLYIDHKRVGISPVSAFGDGVRRLLFIALTLVKVEGGVLLIDEIETAIHTEALSSSFAWIVDWCQRLDVQLFATTHSLEAIDAMLDASDSETDLVLYRLEKKESQTKAIRLERERLHRLREDLGLEVRV comes from the coding sequence ATGAAACACCTTGACAATTTAACCATCCATCGGTTCCGAGGCCTGCGAGATTTGAACTTGCAGGACTTGGGTCAAATCAACATCTTGGTTGGTGGGAATAATTCAGGAAAAACCAGCGTTTTAGAGGCGATATCAACCTATTGTCGCCCCCTAGATCCGTTGGAATGGCTAAACACATCATGGCGCCGAGAGATTAAATATTCTCGCAAACCCCAGCTAGATGCACTTAAATGGTTGTTTCCTCAAAACAGTGAAATCTCTCATACCCATATCTATGAGGGAGAAACTTATGTTTCAAGTAATGGCGATTTTCCTGTCACAGAATCGAGAGCAATTTACCGAGAGTTTGAAGGAATTTCGGAGTTAAGCGAGACAGAAAGTAGCTCAGAATCTAAACTAGAAATTGACGAAATAGAATTTGACAATATTCTCCGAGGTGCTGAGTTAGAACTCAAAGTAGCAACAACTTTTGACCCCGAAGAATTATCAGTAAGTTTTGAAATTTGGGAAAATCAGCGTTTTGTTAATAGAAAAAATCGCTCGACCGCGGTACTACCAATTGATACAGTAACACCGTTTTCTCACAGAATAGAACCGTTACAAATTAGCTTGCTGTCAGAAGCTATTTTGTTGGGTATTAAGCCAGAAGTAATCAAATTACTTCAACAGATGGATTCAGAAATTACTGATTTAGTAATTTTGTCGCCAACTGGTAAACGTCCCAGTCTCTATATCGACCACAAACGTGTAGGTATTTCACCGGTAAGTGCTTTCGGTGATGGGGTGCGGCGTTTGTTGTTCATTGCTTTAACACTGGTAAAAGTGGAGGGTGGTGTTTTATTAATAGACGAGATAGAAACCGCGATTCATACTGAAGCACTTAGCAGTTCCTTTGCTTGGATTGTGGATTGGTGTCAGCGATTGGACGTGCAATTATTTGCAACTACCCACAGTTTAGAAGCAATTGATGCGATGTTGGATGCTAGCGATTCAGAAACAGATTTAGTTCTTTATCGTTTGGAAAAAAAGGAATCACAAACTAAAGCAATCAGACTTGAACGGGAAAGACTGCACAGATTGCGGGAGGATTTGGGTCTGGAGGTTCGCGTGTGA
- the aspS gene encoding aspartate--tRNA ligase codes for MRTYYCGELRSKHIGETVTLYGWVDRRRDHGGVIFLDVRDRSGIVQIVSDPQRTPDSYHGAEALRGEYVVKITGRVTSRPEDSLNLKLPTGEVEIYADEIELLNAVRKQLPFQISTADTESVREDLRLKYRYLDLRRDRMSRNLQLRHQVVKAMRRHLEDVGGFIEVETPILTRSTPEGARDYLVPSRVNLGDWYALPQSPQLFKQLLMVSGMDRYYQIARCFRDEDLRADRQPEFTQLDMEMSFMSLEEIIELNEGLVSQIFQSVKGVELTRPFPRLTYAEAMDRYGSDKPDTRFGMELVDVSDLMKDSGFKVFSGAVAAGGIVKILPIPGGNDAISNVRIKPGGDLFKEASEAGAKGLAFIRVRENGEIDTIGAIKDNLTEAQKQELLDRTGAQPGHLLLFAAADATTVNKTLDRLRLFVGNELGLIDKDKINLLWVTDFPMFEWNADEKRLEAIHHPFTAPHPDDIDDLKTARAQAYDLVLNGTEVGGGSLRIYQRDVQEKVFEAIGLSTEEAYNKFGFLLDAFEYGTPPHGGIAYGLDRLVMLLAGEESIRDVIAFPKTQQAGCLLTNAPAGVDDKQLKELQVRSTYTPKSESKS; via the coding sequence ATGAGAACTTACTACTGCGGCGAACTGCGAAGCAAACACATCGGAGAGACTGTCACCCTGTACGGGTGGGTGGATCGCCGCCGCGATCATGGCGGGGTGATTTTTCTCGATGTGCGCGATCGATCGGGTATTGTGCAAATTGTCAGCGATCCACAACGTACCCCTGACTCCTATCACGGGGCTGAGGCTTTGCGCGGCGAATACGTGGTGAAAATTACGGGTAGAGTCACCAGCCGCCCCGAAGATTCCCTCAACCTCAAATTACCTACGGGTGAAGTAGAAATTTACGCTGACGAAATTGAGTTGTTGAATGCGGTACGCAAACAGTTACCGTTTCAGATTTCGACGGCGGATACTGAAAGCGTGCGGGAAGATTTGCGCCTGAAATATCGCTATTTGGACTTGCGGCGCGATCGCATGAGTCGGAATTTGCAGCTTCGCCACCAAGTTGTCAAAGCTATGCGCCGCCACCTCGAAGACGTTGGGGGTTTTATTGAAGTTGAAACGCCGATTTTAACGCGATCGACTCCCGAAGGTGCGAGAGATTATTTAGTACCCAGCCGCGTCAACTTGGGCGACTGGTACGCTTTGCCGCAATCGCCACAATTGTTCAAACAATTGTTGATGGTTTCGGGTATGGACAGATATTATCAAATTGCTCGCTGTTTCCGCGATGAAGATTTGCGCGCCGACAGACAGCCGGAATTTACGCAGTTAGACATGGAAATGAGTTTCATGTCTTTGGAAGAAATCATCGAATTAAATGAAGGTTTAGTCTCCCAGATTTTCCAAAGCGTGAAAGGCGTAGAGTTGACTCGTCCTTTCCCCCGTTTGACTTACGCCGAAGCCATGGATCGCTACGGTAGCGACAAACCGGATACTCGTTTCGGTATGGAATTAGTCGATGTTTCCGATTTGATGAAAGATTCGGGATTTAAGGTATTTTCCGGGGCGGTGGCTGCGGGCGGAATTGTGAAAATTTTGCCGATTCCCGGCGGTAACGATGCGATTTCTAACGTGCGGATTAAACCGGGTGGTGATTTGTTTAAGGAAGCCAGCGAAGCCGGTGCGAAGGGATTAGCTTTTATTCGCGTGCGGGAAAATGGCGAAATTGATACGATCGGCGCAATTAAGGATAATTTGACGGAAGCTCAAAAACAGGAATTGCTCGATCGCACGGGCGCACAACCAGGTCATTTGTTGTTATTTGCAGCAGCCGACGCGACAACTGTCAATAAGACTTTGGATAGATTGCGTTTGTTCGTTGGTAATGAATTGGGATTGATTGACAAAGACAAAATCAATCTGCTGTGGGTGACAGATTTCCCGATGTTTGAATGGAACGCTGACGAGAAGCGTTTAGAAGCCATCCACCACCCGTTTACTGCGCCGCATCCGGACGATATTGACGATTTGAAGACGGCGAGAGCTCAAGCTTATGACTTGGTGTTAAACGGCACGGAAGTGGGCGGTGGTTCTCTGCGGATTTATCAGCGGGATGTTCAGGAAAAGGTGTTTGAGGCGATCGGCTTATCGACAGAGGAAGCTTATAATAAGTTCGGCTTTTTGCTGGATGCGTTCGAGTACGGAACTCCCCCCCACGGAGGGATTGCTTACGGCTTGGATCGATTGGTGATGCTGTTGGCTGGCGAAGAGTCGATCAGGGATGTGATCGCGTTTCCGAAGACGCAGCAGGCTGGTTGTTTGCTGACGAATGCGCCTGCTGGCGTGGATGACAAGCAGTTAAAGGAGTTGCAAGTGCGATCGACTTATACACCCAAGTCAGAGTCTAAGTCATAG
- a CDS encoding M20 family metallopeptidase translates to MLARIQELAATLAPRLTEIRRHIHSHPELSGQEYQTAAYVAGVLASSGVRATEGIGKTGVLGELKTNSNESRWLAIRTDMDALPIQERTNLEFASRNEGVMHACGHDIHTTVGLGAAMILSELKEKFSGNVRFLFQPAEEIAQGARWMIADGAMQDVDGILGVHVFPTIPGGCIGIRHGALTAAADDLELIVIGESGHGARPHEAIDAIWIASQIITTLQQAISRTQNPLRPVVLTIGQISGGRAPNVIADRVKLLGTVRSLHPETHEKLPAWIEQIVSSVCATYGAKYELTYKRGVPGVQNDPKLTQLLEGAALEALGRSRVQILPEPSLGAEDFSMYLEHAPGTMFRLGVGLTDKPNYPLHHPQFEVDEAAIVTGAVTLAYAACQYWKQK, encoded by the coding sequence ATGCTTGCCCGCATCCAAGAACTAGCAGCCACCCTCGCACCCCGTTTAACCGAAATTCGCCGCCACATTCACTCGCACCCCGAACTCAGCGGCCAAGAATATCAAACTGCGGCCTATGTAGCCGGAGTGCTCGCTTCTAGCGGAGTCCGCGCCACGGAAGGAATCGGGAAAACCGGAGTCCTCGGCGAACTCAAAACTAACAGCAACGAGTCTCGCTGGCTAGCAATTCGCACTGATATGGACGCTTTACCGATTCAAGAACGTACTAATTTAGAATTTGCCTCGCGCAACGAGGGAGTGATGCACGCCTGCGGCCACGATATCCACACTACGGTGGGTTTGGGCGCAGCGATGATATTGTCTGAGTTAAAAGAAAAATTTTCTGGTAATGTGCGCTTTTTGTTTCAGCCGGCGGAAGAGATTGCCCAAGGTGCTCGCTGGATGATTGCAGATGGGGCGATGCAAGATGTTGATGGCATCCTCGGAGTGCACGTTTTTCCGACGATTCCCGGCGGTTGTATCGGTATCCGTCACGGGGCCCTGACGGCGGCGGCGGATGACCTAGAATTGATTGTAATTGGTGAATCTGGCCACGGTGCGCGTCCTCACGAGGCGATCGATGCAATTTGGATTGCTTCTCAGATTATTACTACTTTGCAGCAGGCGATTAGTCGCACGCAAAATCCTTTGAGGCCTGTGGTTTTGACGATCGGGCAAATTAGCGGCGGGCGAGCTCCAAACGTGATTGCCGATCGCGTAAAATTATTAGGAACCGTGCGATCGCTACATCCCGAAACCCACGAAAAACTACCCGCTTGGATCGAACAAATTGTGTCCAGCGTCTGCGCGACTTACGGCGCTAAGTACGAACTCACCTACAAGCGCGGCGTGCCCGGAGTCCAAAACGACCCGAAACTGACGCAATTACTCGAAGGTGCGGCTTTAGAAGCTTTAGGTCGATCGCGCGTTCAAATTTTACCAGAACCATCCCTCGGCGCGGAAGATTTTTCGATGTATCTAGAACACGCGCCGGGAACAATGTTTCGCTTGGGAGTGGGGCTGACTGACAAACCGAATTATCCTCTACATCACCCGCAGTTTGAGGTGGATGAAGCCGCCATTGTGACCGGCGCTGTCACTTTGGCCTATGCTGCTTGTCAATATTGGAAGCAGAAATAA
- a CDS encoding SpoIID/LytB domain-containing protein, which yields MFAQAPPTPNYKWFSCISSTVFAALCLLPVFSAPGYAQTPQNRPIKIGVVQRFGTKATDKLTLKALPGDSLTLSYKTPQGTETKTATSIKLEIANKPLEAPLVEERVVLSSHRSFESAEDSANQWRAKGIDVEIAQPLRWQVWAKRDTYNSPLVRRWLLQSLQDQGNKTAFLDTKVFKQVPQTFWVLNGFRFNRNELDVTAGKNVIEVLEQTTQEATATDPEKAIQQTRRYGGSLRLQKNSYGTYTLVNNVLTETYLRGVVPHEIGAFAPYASIVAQTILARTYALRNLRRFAVDNYELCADVNCQVYKGLTEVFPQSDRAIAQTAGLVLTYENQLVDALYSASSGGVTATFGDVWHGPERPYLRSIVDSPKNVWDLTKQSLSDETNFRRFMSLKAGFNEEKEETFRWREQVSLTSIGGFLRQYLQKKKHPLANFKTLTKVEVVERSAAGRVLQMKVQTDLGPIDIDKDEIRNAFYPPISTLFYLEPIYNADKSLNGYAFVGGGFGHGVGMSQTGSYNLANLGWNGDRILSFYFPGAQVVPLNDSITFWRE from the coding sequence GTGTTCGCTCAAGCACCTCCAACTCCCAATTACAAATGGTTTAGCTGCATTTCTAGCACTGTTTTCGCCGCATTGTGTCTGTTGCCCGTTTTCAGTGCTCCGGGATACGCCCAAACTCCCCAAAATCGACCCATCAAAATCGGCGTTGTGCAGCGGTTTGGTACTAAAGCTACCGACAAACTGACGCTGAAAGCATTACCGGGCGACAGTTTAACTTTGAGTTACAAAACTCCTCAAGGTACAGAAACCAAAACTGCCACTAGCATCAAGCTAGAAATCGCCAATAAACCTCTGGAAGCGCCCTTAGTAGAAGAACGAGTTGTTCTGAGCTCGCACCGCAGTTTTGAGAGTGCAGAAGATAGCGCGAATCAGTGGCGCGCTAAGGGCATTGATGTAGAAATTGCTCAACCTTTGCGCTGGCAAGTTTGGGCAAAAAGAGATACTTATAATTCTCCTTTGGTGCGGCGCTGGCTGTTGCAAAGTTTGCAAGATCAAGGTAATAAGACAGCTTTTTTAGATACTAAAGTTTTTAAACAAGTACCTCAAACGTTTTGGGTTTTAAATGGCTTTCGTTTTAACCGCAATGAGTTGGATGTGACTGCTGGCAAAAATGTGATTGAGGTATTGGAACAAACTACCCAAGAGGCGACAGCTACCGATCCTGAAAAAGCTATTCAACAAACTCGCCGTTATGGCGGCAGTCTGCGCTTACAAAAAAATTCTTATGGCACTTATACTTTAGTCAATAATGTGCTTACGGAAACTTATTTGCGCGGTGTTGTTCCTCACGAAATTGGCGCTTTTGCACCTTATGCTTCAATTGTCGCTCAAACTATTTTGGCGAGAACCTACGCCCTGAGAAATTTGCGCCGGTTTGCTGTGGATAATTACGAGTTGTGCGCTGATGTTAACTGTCAAGTTTATAAGGGTTTGACGGAAGTTTTTCCCCAAAGCGATCGCGCGATCGCCCAAACAGCAGGTTTAGTCCTAACTTACGAAAATCAGCTAGTAGACGCGCTCTATTCAGCGTCTAGCGGCGGTGTGACAGCGACTTTCGGCGATGTGTGGCACGGCCCGGAACGTCCATATTTGCGATCGATCGTCGATTCCCCCAAAAACGTCTGGGATTTGACAAAGCAGAGCTTGTCGGATGAAACCAATTTCCGGCGCTTTATGAGCCTGAAAGCAGGGTTTAATGAGGAAAAAGAAGAAACCTTCCGCTGGCGCGAACAAGTCTCGTTGACATCGATTGGTGGATTTCTGCGACAGTATCTTCAGAAAAAAAAGCACCCGCTAGCTAATTTTAAAACTCTCACAAAAGTTGAAGTGGTGGAAAGATCAGCCGCAGGTAGAGTTTTGCAAATGAAGGTACAAACAGACTTGGGCCCCATCGATATTGACAAAGACGAGATTCGGAATGCTTTTTATCCGCCGATTAGCACGCTGTTTTATCTCGAACCGATTTACAATGCGGATAAAAGCCTGAATGGTTATGCTTTTGTCGGCGGCGGTTTCGGACACGGCGTGGGAATGAGTCAAACCGGTTCTTACAATTTAGCTAATTTGGGCTGGAATGGCGATCGTATTCTGAGTTTTTATTTTCCCGGCGCTCAAGTTGTACCCCTCAATGATTCGATTACATTTTGGCGGGAATAG